The following proteins are co-located in the Rippkaea orientalis PCC 8801 genome:
- a CDS encoding DUF29 family protein produces MEELLTLKTLLQQGNIPEALLLVEDLEEISKSDKINKIFNLSVILLIHLIKKQAEQKTTRSWELSIYNSVKQIQRTNKRRKANGNYLTQEELVETLEDAYESALKNAALEAFGGKYLDKELQKMVNQQAIIETAIELIEND; encoded by the coding sequence ATGGAAGAACTGCTTACCCTGAAAACCCTCCTGCAACAAGGCAATATTCCTGAAGCCTTGTTATTGGTAGAAGACCTCGAAGAAATAAGTAAATCAGATAAAATCAACAAAATTTTTAATTTAAGCGTTATTTTGTTAATTCATCTGATCAAAAAACAAGCAGAACAAAAAACGACTCGTTCTTGGGAACTGTCAATTTACAATTCAGTTAAGCAAATTCAAAGAACCAATAAACGACGCAAAGCAAACGGCAACTATTTAACCCAAGAAGAATTAGTAGAAACCCTAGAAGATGCCTATGAATCAGCATTAAAAAATGCCGCCTTAGAAGCGTTTGGAGGAAAGTATCTAGACAAGGAATTGCAAAAGATGGTCAACCAACAAGCGATCATTGAGACAGCTATTGAATTAATTGAAAATGACTAG
- a CDS encoding glycosyltransferase family 2 protein, producing MKLSVVIPVYNEIHTIDSALTKVAQALPGVAKEIIVVDDGSSDGTREWLVQTFGEINRQGVSVRLDRNQRLIVEHGETYENHYHNTEIAISDPAKTAIQVIFHKRNQGKGAALRTGFKAATGEVIVIQDADLEYDPQDWKRMWRLIEEGWADVVYGSRFYGEPHRVLYFHHLLGNQVISNFINLLCNTTLTDIEVCSKMFRREVLDDMKLTCNDFGFEVEFTVKVAKSRRRWRLYEAGVSYYGRSYAEGKKINWIDGVKALWYIVRFWATT from the coding sequence ATGAAACTCTCTGTTGTTATTCCCGTTTACAATGAAATTCATACCATAGATAGTGCTTTAACAAAGGTAGCACAAGCCCTTCCAGGGGTTGCCAAAGAAATTATTGTTGTTGATGATGGATCTAGCGATGGTACTAGAGAATGGTTAGTCCAAACCTTTGGTGAAATTAACCGTCAGGGAGTCAGCGTTAGACTTGATCGCAATCAACGTCTAATCGTTGAACACGGCGAAACCTATGAAAATCATTATCATAACACAGAAATTGCCATTTCTGACCCTGCTAAGACAGCCATTCAAGTCATTTTCCATAAACGTAACCAAGGAAAAGGAGCTGCCTTGCGAACGGGTTTTAAAGCAGCTACAGGGGAAGTTATCGTCATTCAAGATGCTGATTTAGAATATGATCCCCAAGACTGGAAACGGATGTGGCGACTTATTGAAGAAGGATGGGCAGATGTCGTTTATGGTTCCCGTTTCTATGGAGAACCCCATCGCGTTTTATACTTCCACCACCTGTTAGGAAATCAAGTCATTTCTAACTTTATTAACTTACTTTGTAATACGACTTTAACCGATATTGAAGTCTGTTCTAAAATGTTCCGACGGGAAGTTTTAGATGATATGAAATTAACTTGTAATGATTTTGGTTTTGAAGTAGAATTTACCGTCAAAGTTGCTAAATCTCGTCGTCGTTGGCGATTGTATGAAGCCGGAGTTTCCTATTATGGACGTTCCTATGCTGAAGGCAAAAAAATTAACTGGATAGATGGCGTAAAAGCCCTTTGGTATATTGTGCGATTTTGGGCAACTACCTGA
- a CDS encoding homogentisate phytyltransferase — protein sequence MSRPPISLNNPKNLLQDPLSWFYSFWKFSRPHTIVGTSLSVIALYFIALTSTQSLIKLDNLVYLLGGVIACLCGNIYIVGLNQLEDIEIDQINKPNLPLAAREFSIKQGQIIVSITGILALGLATLLGQWLIITVGISLIIGTLYSLPPIRLKRIPLLAALCIFTVRGVIVNLGLFLYFTQALTATGFVSPSVWLLTLFILVFTVAIAIFKDVPDLEGDRQYNIKTFTLLLGKSAIFKLSCAIIIFCYLIMITAGFIPILGINPWLTIVSHLSLLFLLLWRSQGVNLEDKSSIAQFYQFIWKLFFLEYLLFPIICFLQ from the coding sequence ATGTCTAGACCGCCAATTTCTTTGAATAACCCCAAAAATCTGCTTCAAGATCCCCTGTCTTGGTTCTATAGCTTCTGGAAGTTTTCCCGTCCTCATACCATTGTTGGCACTAGCTTAAGTGTTATTGCTTTATATTTTATTGCTTTAACCTCTACTCAAAGCTTGATCAAATTAGACAATTTAGTCTATCTTCTTGGAGGGGTGATCGCTTGTTTGTGTGGCAATATTTATATTGTGGGTTTGAATCAATTAGAAGATATAGAAATTGATCAGATCAATAAACCCAATCTTCCTTTAGCAGCCCGAGAATTTTCGATAAAGCAAGGTCAAATTATTGTTAGTATAACAGGAATTTTAGCTTTAGGATTAGCCACTCTTTTAGGACAGTGGTTAATCATTACGGTAGGGATTAGTTTAATTATTGGAACGCTGTATTCTTTGCCACCGATTCGCTTAAAACGGATTCCCTTGTTGGCGGCATTGTGTATCTTTACAGTACGAGGAGTTATTGTTAATTTAGGACTGTTTTTATACTTTACTCAAGCTTTAACCGCTACAGGATTTGTCTCTCCTTCAGTTTGGTTATTAACCCTATTTATTTTAGTTTTTACGGTTGCGATCGCTATCTTTAAGGATGTTCCTGATCTTGAAGGAGATAGGCAATATAATATCAAAACCTTTACCCTCCTTTTAGGTAAATCTGCGATTTTTAAACTATCTTGTGCTATTATTATTTTCTGTTATTTAATCATGATAACAGCAGGTTTTATTCCAATTCTAGGTATTAATCCTTGGCTGACAATTGTTTCCCATTTGAGTTTATTGTTTTTATTGTTGTGGCGTAGTCAAGGAGTTAATTTAGAGGATAAAAGTTCTATTGCTCAATTTTATCAATTCATTTGGAAATTATTTTTTCTGGAGTATTTGTTATTTCCAATCATTTGTTTTTTACAATGA
- a CDS encoding hydrogenase maturation protease yields the protein MSKKCLIIGYGNSLRSDDGAGQKVAKRVAQWNLKNVSCIAIYQLTPELSEAISKVDMVIFVDALATSKKLEIQQLKVNSKITNLGHYSNPSQLLSLTKAIYNKLPIAYWILIPAINFDFGESLSIITENAIKLALEKIRKMIL from the coding sequence ATGTCTAAAAAATGTCTAATTATTGGTTATGGAAATAGCTTAAGGAGTGATGACGGTGCAGGTCAAAAAGTAGCAAAAAGAGTCGCTCAATGGAACTTAAAAAATGTTAGTTGTATAGCGATTTATCAATTGACACCGGAACTTTCTGAAGCTATTTCTAAAGTTGATATGGTAATTTTTGTTGATGCTTTAGCAACATCAAAAAAACTAGAAATACAACAACTTAAAGTTAATTCTAAAATAACTAATCTAGGACATTATAGCAATCCTTCACAACTTTTGAGCCTAACTAAAGCTATTTATAATAAACTACCAATTGCCTATTGGATTTTAATTCCAGCGATCAATTTTGATTTTGGAGAAAGCTTATCCATTATCACTGAAAATGCTATTAAGTTAGCTTTAGAAAAAATCAGAAAAATGATTTTATAA
- a CDS encoding Rpn family recombination-promoting nuclease/putative transposase, translating to MKTDKIFYTLFQVFPELLFQLLGQSPELAQYYQFNSIEIKELAFRLDGVFLPDENRPDDPIYFVEVQFQKDEEFYWRFITEIFLYLNQYKPLRPCYAVVLWGSYNLDEGLPLPYQDFLVNQRLQKIYLDQIDPQTPRSLGIGIIQFINAPPLEATQQVPLLINQAKEEITEPLFQEKVIELIERIIVYKFPLKTRQEIEAMFNLVEWKQTRFYQEAKEEGKLEGKLEGKLEGKLEGKLEGKLEGKLEGKLETISSFLRLGLTPEQIAEELKLDLTLINQYISSQGN from the coding sequence ATGAAAACTGATAAAATTTTTTATACACTATTTCAGGTTTTTCCTGAACTCCTCTTTCAACTCTTAGGACAATCTCCTGAACTGGCGCAATATTATCAATTCAATTCGATTGAAATCAAAGAATTAGCCTTTCGTCTCGATGGCGTATTTTTACCTGATGAAAACCGTCCAGATGATCCCATTTATTTTGTAGAGGTTCAATTTCAAAAAGATGAAGAGTTTTATTGGCGATTTATTACCGAAATCTTTCTGTATCTCAACCAATATAAACCGTTGCGTCCCTGCTATGCAGTAGTGTTATGGGGAAGTTATAATTTAGATGAAGGTTTACCCCTACCTTATCAAGATTTTCTGGTCAATCAACGGCTTCAAAAGATATACTTAGATCAGATTGATCCACAAACCCCTAGATCATTGGGAATTGGGATTATTCAGTTCATTAACGCTCCCCCATTAGAAGCGACTCAACAAGTTCCCTTGTTAATTAACCAAGCAAAAGAGGAAATTACAGAACCTCTTTTTCAAGAAAAAGTCATCGAATTAATTGAAAGAATCATCGTTTACAAATTCCCTCTAAAAACTCGTCAGGAAATTGAAGCTATGTTTAACTTAGTTGAATGGAAACAAACCAGATTTTACCAAGAAGCTAAAGAAGAAGGCAAACTCGAAGGCAAACTCGAAGGCAAACTCGAAGGCAAACTCGAAGGCAAACTCGAAGGCAAACTCGAAGGCAAACTCGAAGGAAAGCTTGAAACCATTTCTAGCTTTTTAAGATTGGGATTAACCCCTGAACAAATTGCTGAGGAATTAAAGTTAGATTTAACTTTGATTAATCAATATATTTCTAGTCAAGGTAATTAA